A genomic stretch from Narcine bancroftii isolate sNarBan1 chromosome 9, sNarBan1.hap1, whole genome shotgun sequence includes:
- the slc35a4 gene encoding probable UDP-sugar transporter protein SLC35A4, translating into MRSCPGAEARRKSECAGAGKMANDKDPLGKLKDLAQLKGQLESIQQKVEEEVQMGLPNGGSLLASPFLKGFLAGYMVAKLRASAVMGMVVGTATGIYAVQNYNIPNVENTIKDFMNSLKKGPK; encoded by the exons ATGCGCTCTTGTCCGGGAGCGGAAGCGAGGAGAAAGAGCGAGTGCGCAGGCGCGGGGAAAATGGCGAACGATAAG GACCCCCTAGGTAAGCTGAAGGATCTTGCGCAGCTAAAGGGCCAACTGGAGAGCATCCAGcagaaggtggaggaggaggtcCAAATGGGATTGCCCAAT GGTGGTTCTCTACTGGCGTCGCCATTCCTCAAGGGCTTCCTGGCTGGCTACATGGTGGCTAAGTTGCGAGCATCTGCTGTCATGGGCATGGTGGTGGGCACCGCCACCGGTATCTATGCCGTGCAGAACTACAATATCCCCAACGTGGAAAACACCATCAAAGACTTCATGAACTCCCTGAAGAAAGGTCCGAAGTAA
- the LOC138743137 gene encoding probable UDP-sugar transporter protein SLC35A4 gives MLAQEDPGVLGLQATRGRMRGRVCWALALLLSVLAYGSHAPLITLCKVGGRVPFASSSVVLLVEVAKLCASTSHLLGWDRSALAAAVSLHAALPYALPAALYALNNNLAVHMQSLMDPTTFQVLGNLKVVATAVFRGLLLRQPLPPRRWMALLLLMAAGACHAGAVRHAQEEPLALARPFITPLGLVSITVYCSVSGLSAAYTERVLKSQPLPLSLQNLFLYAFGVAVNLVLYLASSSTANLLEGYSLWVGVIILTQALNGLLMSAVLKYDSSITRLFLISCSMLVNAGLSVTLFDLELTPFFFAAVGLICMAIHLYYHVR, from the coding sequence ATGCTGGCACAGGAGGATCCCGGTGTCCTGGGCTTGCAGGCCACCAGGGGCAGGATGAGGGGTAGGGTGTGCTGGGCTTTGGCGCTGCTGCTGTCCGTGCTGGCCTATGGCTCCCATGCCCCTCTGATCACCCTGTGCAAGGTCGGCGGGAGGGTCCCCTTCGCGTCCTCCTCCGTAGTGCTACTGGTCGAGGTGGCCAAGCTGTGCGCATCCACCAGCCACCTGCTCGGCTGGGACCGCAGCGCACTAGCTGCTGCCGTCTCCCTCCACGCTGCCCTCCCCTACGCTCTGCCCGCTGCCCTCTATGCCCTGAACAACAATTTGGCTGTCCACATGCAAAGCCTCATGGACCCCACCACCTTCCAGGTGCTGGGCAACCTCAAGGTCGTGGCCACAGCTGTCTTCCGTGGTCTCCTCCTGCGCCAGCCCCTGCCACCCCGCCGGTGGATGGCCCTCCTGCTGCTAATGGCAGCCGGTGCTTGCCACGCTGGGGCTGTCCGTCATGCCCAGGAGGAGCCCCTGGCCCTTGCCCGTCCATTCATCACTCCTCTGGGCCTGGTCTCCATCACAGTGTACTGTTCTGTGTCAGGACTCTCGGCCGCTTACACTGAGCGCGTCCTGAAGTCTCAGCCACTTCCCCTCAGCCTTCAGAACCTCTTCCTCTATGCCTTCGGGGTGGCTGTGAATTTGGTCCTGTACCTGGCCAGTTCCTCCACTGCCAACCTCCTCGAGGGCTACTCACTGTGGGTGGGTGTGATCATCCTTACCCAGGCCCTGAACGGCCTTCTCATGTCTGCCGTACTGAAGTATGACAGCAGCATCACCAGGCTCTTCCTCATTTCCTGCTCCATGCTGGTAAACGCAGGGCTCTCCGTCACCTTGTTCGACCTGGAGCTCACCCCCTTCTTCTTTGCAGCAGTCGGCCTGATCTGCATGGCCATACATCTCTACTATCATGTTAGATAG